In Candidatus Neomarinimicrobiota bacterium, the genomic stretch CCGGAAATGGAGAATTTCTTTTTCATGGTTTGTGTCCAAAGCACATCCAGAAATAATAAGAATGGCCATCAAGAGGGTGATTAAAATTCTGATTTTCATTATAACGTACTGAAAATTTATTATAGAAAATTGCAATGTGACATATTTCTTTTAAATCATTTGTTGACCTAAATTTGGCTATGTTGAAATTTTATGAACTGGCACCTTCGCCCAACAATATGAAGGTTCGCATGGCACTTCGCTTTAAGAAAATCCCATTCGAAACTATAAAAGTAGACTTTTTTGACCGCCAACCAATCCGGGATGCCTCCGGGCAGGATGGAACACCTGTCATTGTGGATAATGGTATTATAATTAATGATAGTGAAGCTATTTTAAATTACCTCGATGCGAATTATCCCGACTCACCGCGTTTATTTCCTCGGGATTTAAAAGCGCGAAGATCTTGCGATAGTTGGAAACTTATGTTGGATAAAAAAGTAGCCAAACCATGGTTTTCTATTTGGAAATATTTATTGAAATGGACAGATGAATTAGATGAGAATGCTTTAACTGATTATCGAAGTGCTTTAGAGTGGCTGGATCAGGAGATTGGCGATCGAACCAGTTTTCATGATGATAATGATATGGCCATTTGTGATTTGCGTGTCGCCCTTTGGGCTGTTTATGGATTACCCGGAAATGGGTTAATAGAGCGCGTTGGCTTATTTAAACGTGTTAAACAATTATATAATGTGGATGGAAAATCACTCCCGAACCTTGTGCGGTTTTTAGAAAAGTGGAATT encodes the following:
- a CDS encoding glutathione S-transferase family protein, yielding MLKFYELAPSPNNMKVRMALRFKKIPFETIKVDFFDRQPIRDASGQDGTPVIVDNGIIINDSEAILNYLDANYPDSPRLFPRDLKARRSCDSWKLMLDKKVAKPWFSIWKYLLKWTDELDENALTDYRSALEWLDQEIGDRTSFHDDNDMAICDLRVALWAVYGLPGNGLIERVGLFKRVKQLYNVDGKSLPNLVRFLEKWNSFLE